Proteins encoded by one window of Acinonyx jubatus isolate Ajub_Pintada_27869175 chromosome X, VMU_Ajub_asm_v1.0, whole genome shotgun sequence:
- the LOC113597472 gene encoding LOW QUALITY PROTEIN: probable ATP-dependent RNA helicase DDX46 (The sequence of the model RefSeq protein was modified relative to this genomic sequence to represent the inferred CDS: inserted 4 bases in 2 codons; deleted 2 bases in 1 codon; substituted 2 bases at 2 genomic stop codons), whose product MGWESRHYRKWSASRGRSGSRSRSRSPDKRSKCGDDMRSRSRDRDRRRERSRSRDKRRSRSRDWKRLRRSRSRERDRSRDRRRSRSRSRGRRSRSSSPGNKSKKAENRSRSKEKTDSGESSKEKKKDXDDKEDEKEKDAGNFDQNKLEEEMRKRKERVEKWREEQRKKAMENIGELKKEIEEMKQGKKWSLEDDDDDEDDPAEAEKEGNEMEGEELDPLDAYMEEVKEEVKKFNMRSVKGGGGNEKKSGPTVTKVVTVVTTKKAVVDSDKKKGELMENDQDAMEYSSEEEEVDLQTALTGYQTKQRKLLEPVDHGKIEYEPFRKNFYVEVPELAKMSXEEVNVFRLEMEGITVKGKGCPKPIKSWVQCGISMKILNSLKKHGYEKPTPIRSQAIPAIMSGRDLIGIAKTGSGKTIAFLLPMFRHIMDQRSLEEGEGPIAVIMTPTRELALQITKERKKFSKTLGLRVVCVYGGTGISEQIAELKRGAEIIVCTPGRMIDMLAANSGRVTNLGRVTYVVLDQADRMFDMGFEPQVMRIVDNVHPDQQTVMFSATFPRAMEALAHRILSKPIEVQVGGRSVVCSDVEQQVIVIEEEKKFLKLLELLGHYQELGSVIIFVDKQEHADGLLKDLMRASYPCMSLHGGIDQYDRDSIINDFKNGTCKLLVATSVAARGLDVKHLILVNYSCPNHYEDYVHRAGWTGRAGNKGYAYTFITEDQARYAGDIIKALELSGTAVSSDLEKLWSDFKDQQKSEGKIIKKNSGFSGKGFKFDETEQALANERKKLQKAALGLQDSDDEDAAVNIDEQIESMFNSKKRVKDMAAPGTSSVPAPTVGNAXKLEIAKRLALRINAQKNLGIESQVDVMQQATNAILRGGTILAPTVSAKTIAEQLAEKINAKLNYVPLEKQEEERQDGGQNESFKRYXEELEISDFPQTARWKVTSKEALQRISEYSEAAITIRGTYFPPGKEPKEGEWKIYLAIESANELAVQKAKAEITRLIKEELIQLQNSYQPTNKGRYKIL is encoded by the exons ATGGGCTGGGAGTCACGCCATTATCGGAAGTGGTCAGCATCAAGGGGGCGCTCTGGAAGTCGATCTAGAAGTCGCTCACCTGACAAAAGAAGTAAATGTGGAGATGACATGCGGTCCAGAAgcagagatagagatagaaggagagagaggtctCGTAGCAGGGATAAAAGAAGATCTCGGTCAAGAGACTGGAAGCGCCTGAGGCGTTccagaagtagagagagagatcGAAGTCGAGACAGGAGACGCTCCAGGAGTAGAAGCCGAGGCCGGCGATCCAGATCCTCAAGTCCTGGCAATAAAAGCAAGAAAGCTGAGAATAGGTCTAGgtccaaagagaaaacagataGTGGGGAAAGttctaaagagaagaaaaaaga agatgacaaggaggatgaaaaagaaaaagatgctggTAACTTTGATCAGAATAAGctggaagaagaaatgaggaagcGAAAAGAACGAGTAGAAAAATGGCGAGAGGAGCAACGTAAAAAGGCCATGGAAAACATTGGGGaactgaaaaaggaaatagaagagatgaaacaagggaaaaaatggagtttagaagatgatgatgatgatgaagatgatccTGCAGAagctgaaaaggaaggaaatgaaatggagGGTGAGGAGTTAGATCCATTAGATGCTTACATGGAAGAAGtgaaagaggaagtaaaaaagtTTAATATGCGAAGTGTGAAGGGTGGTGGAGGGAATGAAAAGAAGTCTGGGCCAACAGTCACAAAAGTTGTCACTGTAGTGACAACCAAAAAAGCAGTGGTAGATTCTGATAAGAAGAAAGGTGAGCTAATGGAGAATGACCAGGATGCCATGGAGTATTcttcagaggaggaagaagttGATCTTCAGACGGCCCTTACAGGCTACCAGACAAAACAGAGAAAGCTTCTAGAACCAGTGGATCATGGAAAAATTGAATATGAACCATTCAGAAAAAACTTTTATGTTGAAGTTCCAGAATTAGCAAAAATGTC CGAGGAGGTAAATGTTTTTCGGTTGGAAATGGAAGGCATTACTGTCAAGGGAAAAGGTTgccccaaaccaattaaatctTGGGTCCAGTGTGGAATTTCCATGAAGATCCTAAATTCTCTCAAAAAGCATGGCTATGAAAAACCCACGCCAATCCGGTCCCAGGCGATTCCTGCTATAATGTCTGGACGAGATTTGATTGGTATTGCCAAGACAGGAAGCGGAAAGACCATTGCTTTTCTGTTGCCCATGTTTAGACACATCATGGATCAGAGGTCATTAGAAGAAGGAGAGGGGCCAATAGCTGTCATCATGACTCCAACTCGAGAACTGGCTTTACAAATTACTAAAGAACGTAAGAAGTTTTCAAAGACCCTGGGACTTAGAGTGGTCTGTGTTTATGGAGGAACAGGAATCAGTGAGCAGATTGCTGAGCTGAAAAGAGGTGCTGAAATTATTGTTTGCACACCTGGTCGAATGATTGACATGTTAGCAGCTAATAGTGGTCGGGTCACAAATCTTGGAAGAGTAACATATGTTGTTTTAGACCAAGCAGACAGAATGTTTGACATGGGTTTTGAACCACAGGTCATGCGCATTGTGGATAATGTCCATCCTGATCAACAAACAGTTATGTTTTCAGCTACTTTCCCCAGAGCTATGGAGGCTTTGGCTCACAGAATCCTCAGTAAACCCATTGAAGTGCAGGTTGGAGGCAGAAGCGTGGTTTGCTCAGATGTGGAACAACAAGTGATTGtgattgaagaagaaaagaagttctTGAAGTTACTTGAGCTTCTCGGCCATTATCAAGAATTGGGATCTGTCATTATATTTGTGGATAAGCAGGAACATGCAGATGGTCTTCTGAAAGATTTAATGAGAGCATCTTATCCTTGCATGTCTCTTCATGGAGGCATTGATCAATATGACAGAGATAGCATCATAAATGACTTCAAGAATGGGACCTGCAAACTTCTCGTAGCCACTTCTGTTGCTGCCCGAGGTTTAGATGTGAAACATCTGATTCTTGTAAATTACAGCTGCCCCAACCATTATGAGGATTATGTGCACAGAGCGGGATGGACTGGAAGAGCAGGCAATAAAGGTTATGCGTATACTTTTATCACAGAAGATCAAGCTCGCTATGCTGGTGACATAATTAAAGCTCTTGAATTGTCAGGAACTGCGGTGTCTTCTGATCTGGAGAAACTTTGGAGTGATTTCAAAGATCAGCAGAAATCTgaagggaaaataattaaaaagaatagtgGGTTCTCTGGTAAGGGATTCAAGTTTGATGAAACAGAACAAGCTTTGGCTAATGAGAGGAAGAAGTTGCAAAAAGCAGCTCTCGGTTTGCAAGATTCAGATGATGAGGATGCTGCAGTCAACATTGATGAACAAATTGAAAGTATGTTTAATTCAAAGAAGAGAGTAAAAGATATGGCTGCTCCTGGAACATCTAGTGTTCCTGCTCCAACTGTGGGAAATgcttagaaattagaaatagcTAAGAGACTGGCTCTTAGAATCAATGCTCAGAAGAATTTGGGCATTGAGTCTCAGGTA GATGTGATGCAACAGGCCACCAATGCAATTCTCAGAGGCGGCACCATCCTGGCTCCCACTGTGTCTGCAAAAACCATTGCAGAGCAACTTGCTGAAAAGATCAATGCTAAGCTCAATTATGTGCCTTTGGAGAAACAAGAAGAGGAGAGGCAAGATGGTGGACAGaatgaatcttttaaaagatattaagaaGAATTAGAGATCAGTGACTTCCCACAGACTGCTAGGTGGAAAGTTACCTCTAAGGAAGCTCTGCAGAGAATCAGTGAATATTCTGAAGCTGCAATTACAATCAGAGGAACATATTTCCCACCTGGCAAAGAACCTAAGGAAGGAGAGTGGAAAATTTACTTGGCAATTGAAAGTGCCAATGAACTGGCTGTGCAGAAAGCAAAGGCAGAAATCACCAGACTTATAAAAGAAGAACTGATCCAGCTGCAAAATTCATACCAACCAACAAATAAAGGAAGATacaaaatcttataa